From one Halothece sp. PCC 7418 genomic stretch:
- a CDS encoding nickel/cobalt transporter: MKRFQWFIWGCLGVILTLLMSVIFPAKTVAHINDLSLANIKISSQQAVIQFTLPIDFIRFADENNNGKIEAEEVRNNETDLETFLRDRVQLLNQNDTLGTLTVAPNAELVVPSSSEITTETHTTLNLNYTWRESLEKLKIKYNLFPTNLGMGLPSLPTAHCLATIRWGDHIKTHIFNATNKQFTLALNFQNNGIALPFFQGAQGGLIAIFGALIWGGFHALSPGHGKTMISAYLAGTKATFKQAVVLGLTTTITHTIGVFVFGLMAWFASQYILPEQLSPWLSLVSGVIIFTIGLNLIRKRLPQSKHHHHHHHHHHHHHEATSASWRDIFALGISGGLVPCPAALVLLLSTIALGKIGYGLMLVLVFSIGLAVTLISLGALFIYGKTQFQKLPQAEIGLQKLPILGAIAITLIGIMITGNAVWTLI, from the coding sequence TCTCGCTAATATTAAGATTTCAAGCCAACAAGCGGTGATTCAGTTTACCTTACCCATTGATTTTATTCGCTTTGCTGATGAGAATAATAATGGCAAAATTGAAGCGGAAGAAGTTAGAAACAATGAAACTGATTTAGAAACTTTTTTGCGCGATCGCGTTCAATTATTGAATCAAAATGATACTCTAGGAACGCTCACTGTTGCACCTAATGCTGAATTAGTTGTTCCTTCTAGTTCAGAAATTACAACCGAAACTCATACCACTCTCAATTTGAATTATACTTGGAGAGAGTCTCTCGAAAAACTTAAGATTAAATATAATCTCTTTCCCACTAACTTAGGAATGGGATTACCAAGTCTCCCCACAGCCCACTGTCTCGCGACGATTCGTTGGGGAGATCATATAAAAACGCATATTTTTAATGCGACGAATAAACAGTTCACCCTTGCTCTAAATTTTCAAAATAATGGGATCGCTTTACCCTTTTTTCAAGGCGCACAAGGGGGACTCATTGCCATATTTGGGGCTTTGATTTGGGGGGGATTTCATGCTCTTTCTCCTGGACATGGTAAAACCATGATTAGTGCTTATTTAGCGGGAACAAAAGCCACTTTCAAACAAGCCGTGGTCTTAGGATTAACCACAACCATCACTCATACCATCGGTGTTTTTGTGTTTGGTTTAATGGCTTGGTTTGCTTCTCAATATATTTTACCCGAACAATTATCCCCTTGGTTAAGTTTAGTTTCTGGAGTCATTATTTTCACGATTGGTTTAAATTTAATTCGTAAAAGATTACCCCAATCTAAACATCACCATCATCATCACCATCATCACCATCATCATCATGAAGCTACATCTGCTTCTTGGCGAGATATTTTTGCTTTAGGAATCTCTGGGGGATTAGTCCCTTGTCCTGCTGCATTAGTGTTATTATTAAGCACGATCGCGCTGGGAAAAATTGGCTATGGCTTGATGTTAGTTTTAGTCTTTAGTATTGGCTTAGCCGTTACTTTAATTAGTTTAGGGGCTTTATTTATTTACGGAAAAACACAATTCCAAAAGTTGCCTCAAGCCGAAATCGGGTTACAAAAACTGCCAATTCTCGGCGCGATCGCGATTACTTTGATTGGGATAATGATTACAGGAAATGCAGTGTGGACGCTTATTTAA